A DNA window from Bacillus carboniphilus contains the following coding sequences:
- a CDS encoding four-helix bundle copper-binding protein: MARNSSHSKQFCELCVVICEACATECERFQDNHCQECARICRNCAESCRKMSA; this comes from the coding sequence ATGGCAAGAAACAGTTCTCATTCTAAGCAATTTTGTGAACTATGTGTTGTAATTTGCGAGGCATGTGCTACGGAATGCGAGAGATTTCAAGATAATCATTGTCAAGAATGTGCAAGAATTTGTCGTAACTGTGCAGAATCCTGCCGGAAAATGTCTGCTTAG
- a CDS encoding C39 family peptidase — protein sequence MWVSLTLLLYLILLIILLKRIKEMKLKYKVFILIYNLVLGFGFLYFLENTFKVSQKIMAKQTSPLTITEQRVQDYKIRVLEPKIFPIKDSVLLDAPLIRQYPELPRGCEVTSLAMLLQFANVNVGKMQLAREIEKDQTPYTIKEGNIYWGDPNKGFLGDMYSFDNPGYGVYHKPIKNLANKYLPGQVVNLTGKSFQELKVYLSQDIPIWVITNTTFKKLPNSSFQTIVTPTGEKVNITYKEHSVLVTGYDQEYVYINEPIAGEKNKKVSLNEFVEAWEQMGSQAISYLPSNYQ from the coding sequence ATGTGGGTTTCGTTGACTTTGCTCCTTTATTTAATTCTCCTTATTATTTTACTCAAGCGAATAAAAGAAATGAAATTAAAATACAAAGTATTCATCCTTATTTATAACCTTGTCTTAGGTTTCGGATTTTTATACTTTCTAGAAAATACTTTTAAAGTAAGTCAAAAAATTATGGCTAAACAAACTTCTCCTTTAACAATAACTGAACAAAGAGTACAAGATTATAAAATTAGAGTATTAGAGCCTAAAATTTTCCCTATAAAAGATAGCGTACTTTTAGACGCACCTTTAATAAGGCAATATCCAGAATTACCTAGAGGATGTGAGGTTACTAGTTTGGCCATGCTGCTACAATTTGCGAATGTTAATGTAGGAAAAATGCAGCTTGCTAGGGAAATTGAAAAGGATCAAACGCCTTATACAATAAAAGAGGGTAACATCTACTGGGGAGATCCTAATAAAGGATTTTTGGGGGATATGTATTCTTTCGATAATCCAGGTTATGGGGTTTATCATAAACCTATTAAAAACTTAGCAAATAAGTATTTGCCAGGACAAGTTGTAAATTTAACAGGAAAAAGCTTTCAGGAATTAAAAGTATATCTATCTCAAGATATACCTATCTGGGTAATAACGAACACAACATTCAAAAAGCTTCCAAATTCAAGCTTCCAAACTATTGTCACACCAACCGGTGAAAAAGTGAATATTACCTACAAGGAACACTCTGTTCTAGTAACAGGCTATGATCAAGAATATGTATACATAAATGAACCGATAGCCGGTGAAAAAAATAAAAAGGTTAGCCTTAACGAATTTGTTGAAGCATGGGAACAGATGGGAAGTCAAGCTATCTCATACTTGCCCTCAAATTATCAATAA
- a CDS encoding AbrB/MazE/SpoVT family DNA-binding domain-containing protein yields the protein MTIIKKIDKNGQITIPKDMLRELNFKDGLFVSVYRRQHLIIIEQKVNDAVSQCVLRNGRVSVPVELRYLLKIDNFTRLEVNVCLSTQKVFIKPLLQ from the coding sequence ATGACAATTATTAAGAAAATAGATAAAAACGGACAAATTACTATACCAAAAGATATGCTGAGAGAACTGAATTTTAAGGATGGGCTTTTCGTTAGTGTGTACCGAAGACAACATTTAATCATAATAGAACAAAAAGTCAATGATGCTGTTAGCCAATGTGTGCTAAGAAATGGAAGGGTTTCGGTCCCAGTTGAACTAAGGTATTTACTGAAAATTGACAATTTCACTCGTCTGGAGGTAAATGTATGTTTAAGTACACAAAAAGTATTTATTAAACCCCTTTTGCAATAA
- a CDS encoding MFS transporter, translating into MNIQGLKTLDRPLLILLIGVLLSHLGNYMVVPIIPIVLSVDANLTVAQIGVVLATIALSFQIGSVLGGFLADRIGRRFIIGLGALIGAGGLLGFGIFTTYPLFLLAATVTGVGNGLNAPSTKAAIAALASQGNQTTAFSLRGIAAGIGTATAGLIVFFVITGSSQIIFWIAGGIYIVLAIKSWFLLPKNCEDGPCPLIPKGAYFKVFKNKPFLVFGVVSIFIWALYAQLALALPLRATEILPNPENVALIWSINSGIVIFSQGIVTKWIIQRLHPLTALAFGMVLIGAGVGSLYWTSSFLHLVISGTIFVFGEMLILPTIDSTISQLSTANLIGLFFGLANVIYGLGEAAGKLIGGKLLEAASEISYLPWLIFGITGVILAIVILTLRKWEPLQKSLEIATEKSNTPKKAPKVAIRPTKQDSFPLDRWEPEFFLRKRGNTNKK; encoded by the coding sequence ATGAATATACAGGGTTTAAAGACCTTAGATAGACCTTTGTTAATCTTATTGATCGGTGTATTACTATCTCATTTGGGTAACTATATGGTTGTTCCCATTATACCAATTGTTCTAAGTGTAGATGCCAATTTGACAGTAGCTCAAATCGGTGTAGTTCTGGCGACAATAGCCCTTTCTTTTCAAATTGGCAGTGTATTAGGTGGGTTTTTAGCAGACCGAATCGGAAGAAGGTTTATCATTGGTTTAGGTGCTTTAATCGGTGCCGGAGGATTATTAGGGTTTGGTATTTTCACCACCTATCCGTTATTTCTTTTAGCAGCCACTGTTACTGGGGTAGGAAATGGACTGAATGCACCATCTACAAAAGCTGCTATTGCTGCTTTAGCCTCCCAAGGAAATCAAACTACAGCTTTTTCCCTGCGAGGAATTGCTGCGGGGATTGGAACTGCAACAGCGGGGTTAATCGTATTCTTCGTTATTACAGGTTCCTCTCAAATTATTTTTTGGATAGCAGGCGGTATTTATATTGTGCTAGCTATAAAGAGTTGGTTTTTACTTCCTAAGAATTGTGAAGATGGGCCATGTCCGCTTATCCCAAAAGGGGCTTACTTTAAAGTATTTAAAAATAAACCTTTCTTAGTGTTTGGAGTAGTTAGTATCTTCATATGGGCTTTATATGCTCAACTTGCTCTTGCATTACCCTTGCGAGCAACAGAGATTCTTCCAAACCCTGAAAACGTTGCTTTAATTTGGTCAATCAATAGTGGGATAGTTATTTTTTCTCAAGGTATTGTGACTAAGTGGATTATCCAGCGTCTGCATCCTTTAACTGCATTGGCATTTGGCATGGTATTGATTGGTGCAGGTGTAGGTTCTTTATATTGGACAAGCTCATTCCTACACCTCGTAATTAGTGGGACTATTTTCGTCTTTGGTGAAATGCTAATTTTGCCAACAATAGACAGTACGATATCACAGCTTTCGACAGCTAATTTAATTGGTCTTTTCTTTGGGTTAGCCAATGTTATATACGGTTTAGGTGAAGCTGCCGGAAAATTGATAGGAGGTAAGCTCCTAGAAGCTGCTTCCGAGATCAGTTACTTACCATGGTTGATATTTGGAATAACAGGAGTAATTTTAGCTATTGTCATCCTTACGTTAAGAAAATGGGAACCACTACAAAAATCCCTTGAAATTGCTACAGAGAAGAGTAATACGCCTAAGAAAGCACCGAAAGTAGCCATCCGACCAACCAAGCAAGACAGCTTTCCTTTAGACCGATGGGAACCAGAGTTTTTTTTACGGAAGAGAGGTAACACAAACAAAAAATAA